Below is a window of Tsuneonella deserti DNA.
CGGTCGAGCCGGTGCCAGACTTGAGCCGGCGAAATCTCGCCCCAATGAAGATGCGGTGACAGGCGGGAGGATCCGTCCTCGGAAGGCAGGTTGCGGGTCTCTGCGTAATCGTCGACGCGATCGGCCCAATCTTCGAGCTGTGCGTGAGCGGCCGCTTCGCCGACTTGCCAGAAAGCGGCCAGCCCGCCGGACCAGTCTGGATGACTCGGCAGGAGACGCCAATCGGCCAGGTTGTCACTCGCCGGCAAATTGCCCGGAGGTTGCAGACTTCCAGGCGCGGGCAATGGCTCGCGAGGTGGCATTTTGGCGAGCAACGCCTTGGAAAATGGGGTAAAAATCTTGTATGGGGTTTCCGCTCCCGTCCTCAAGACATCGGGCGGCAGCAGGTAATTCCCGTCGTAGAGCATTAACTCCACCGACTCCGCGAGGGCATTTTCGGCATCGCGCCACCACGGCTCGTAGTGCCGAATAGCGTGCACCGTCGTCGCGCCGGCCTCTCGCGCTACCTGTGCGACCTGATCGGCTGCCCGGCCCCGCCGAAGTATGAGGCGCGACCCCAGCCGGTCGAGGTCCCGCGAAAGGCTTTCGAGTGAATGGTGCAGCCACCAGCGGGCGGCGCCTCCGATAGCGTTTCGGCCTGCGATGCCATCGTCGAGGACGTAGACCGCAACGACAGGACCGGCCTGGGCGGCCGCGTGAAACGCGGGCTGGTCGGCCAGGCGCAGGTCACGGCGCAGCCACACAATCTGGGGCGAAGTCATCGCGAGCGGAACACAATCAATCGAACGCTGGTTCCTGCCCTCATGAGCGCATCCGACCTTGTTGTCCCCTCGGAACCACCGATCGAAGCGGAAAGCGTCCGACTGCCCCGACGCGGCTTTACCATCGATCGGCGCAAGGCGCTCATGGCGGCTGCATTATGCTGGACGGGGTTCGCGGTTGTCGCGATCCTCGTGGTCTCCGGCCGCACCGGAGCGTTCGACAGTTTCGGCCTGCTTGCCAATCGAAGGCAGGCCGACCTGTCTTTCGCCGGTTCGCAGTTAATGCTGGAAATGGTGAGGGACATGACCGCACTCGGCGGCGTCCTGCTGCGCAATCTGTTCGCCGTGGCGGCAGTCGTCGCGTTGCTGTTCCTCAAGCTGCGTCGCGAGGCAGTTCTTTTTGCGATGACCATCGAAGGCGGCTGGGTCGCGAACTCCATGCTCAAAGGCCTGGTAGGCCGCGAACGGCCGCAGATCGTACCGCACTTGATGGAAGCGGGGGGAGAAAGCTTCCCCTCGGGCCACAGCTTCAACTCCGCGGTGGTCTTTATCGCGATGGCGCTCGCCTTCGCAGCGATGAGCCAGCGCCATTCGGTGCGCTACACGCTGATCGGCAGCGCGATGGTGCTTTCAGCGATGATCGCGTGGAGCCGGGTGATGCTCGGCGTCCATTTTCCGAGCGATGTTGCCGCCGGCTGGCTGGGCGGGGCCGGATGGGCGTTCCTCGCCGCCGCGCTGCTCTACAAGCCCGCCCGGGCTGCGGCGGACAGCGAGGCCGTGCAAGCCATCGCCCCGTCCCCAGCGCTTCGCGACCAGGGCGCACCGAAATCCGGTTGATGCGCCCTTCGCTCGGCAGCGGACCTTTCTAAAGCGGATCGGCCGCGTTCGGCTCACCCTGGCCCGGAGGGCGGCTGTCGAACGGTTCGGGTCCGTTGCCCTCGACGGTCCAGGTCTGGCCCTTGGCGAGAAGCTTGGCCAGGTTCGGCTCCTTGCCCGCGCTCGCCTTTTGCCGCTCTTCGGCGACGGCGGTTTCAAAGGTTGGTCGTGGATCGTCATAGAGGACACCCAAAGCCATCGGGAAAGGCCCGAACGGCATTTCGACCAGCATGTGCGCGATCGAACGATTAGTGACGTCATGGACGATCACCCCGGCCGCCTGCCAGTCACCATCTTCGACCGCAACTATCATCAGGCGCAGCTTCTCCCGGTCGAGGGCGATGCCCTGGGTTCCGCCCGCGAACAGCATCGGCTCTCCATCCTGCAGCCATAGCTGACGGTCCTCGGCGCCCTTGGGTGCGGCGAAATCGTCAAATACGTCCTTGTTGTAGACGATGCAGTTCTGGAAGATCTCGATGAATGCGGCGCCCTGATGCGCATGCGCGGCCTTGAGTACCTCCGGAAGGTTCTTCGACACATCGAATCCCCTTCCGACGAACCGCGCCCCGGCACCCAGCGCAAATGCCGCCGGCCGCGCGGGATGATCGTAGCTCCCCAGCGGAGTCGACGGGCTCCTCGTACCCTCGCGGCTGGTCGGCGAGTATTGCCCCTTGGTAAGGCCGTAAATCTCGTTGTTGAACAGCATGATCTGCAAGTTCACGTTCCGCCGAAGGACGTGCATCAGGTGGTTGCCGCCAATCGACAGCCCATCGCCGTCGCCGGTCACCAGCCAGATATCCAGTTCCGGGTTGGCCAGCTTGACCCCCGTAGCGATCGCCGGCGCACGGCCGTGGATCGTGTGGAAGCCATAGCTTTCCATATAGTACGGAAAGCGGCTGGAGCAGCCGATGCCGCTGATGAACACGGTAGTCGCCGGGTTGGCGCCAATCTGCGGCAGGGTGCGCTGCACGGCCTTGAGGATCGCATAGTCACCGCAACCGGGGCACCAGCGAACTTCCTGGTCGGTTTCCCAGTCCTTCACCGTTGTCGCGAAGGGAGTCATGTCGTTCATTTCAATTGTCCCTGTCGTGATGACGGCGCAACTCGCGTGGCAGAGTGCCGTCATCGTGGCCCGCTTCGGGATTGGGTAGCTGGGTTGCGTCCGCGGGGACTTCCCCGCCCTCGTTGCCGGCAATACCGTCGAAGTACTTGGCGATCGCCGCGTCGAGTTCCGCGATGGCGAAGGGCTGTCCGCTCGTCTTGGTAAGCGGGGTGGCGTCCACGAGGTACTGGTCGCGCAGCACCGTCTTGAATTGGCCGGTGTTCATCTCGGGCACCAGCACATTGTCGAACCCGCGCAGAAGATCGCCGAGGTTCGCGGGAAGAGGCCAGATATGCCGCACGTGAATATGGCTGACGTCGAGGCCGCGCTTGCGAGCGCGACGCACAGCCTGGTGGATCGGACCGAAGGTGCTTCCCCAACCGACGACCGCGAGCTTGCCCGAGGCGTTGCCGAGACAGACGTCCTGGTCGGGCACCGCGACCCCGTCGATCTTGCCCTTTCGAGCGTCGGTCATCGCCTGATGATTGGACGGGGAATAGTCGATGTGGCCCGTATCCACCGCCTTCTCGATACCGCCGATGCGATGCATCAGGCCGGGTGTTCCGGGCTTGATCCACGGCCGGGCGCCCCTTCCGTCGCGCTTGAAGGGAAGCAACTCTTCCCCCGCGTTCTTCTCTTCGAGGAAGGTGACCGGGAAAGGTTCGTAGCTTGCCGGGTCGGGCACCTTCCATGGTTCGGCCGCGTTGGCGATATAGCCGTCGGTCAGCAGCATGACGGGGGTCATGTACTGAACAGCCATGCGGCAGGCTTCGATCGCGCAATCGAACGCATCGCCGGGGCTGCGGGCGGCGATGACAGGCATGGGCGCGTCGCCGTTGCGACCGTAGACCGCCTGATAAAGATCGCTTTGCTCGGTCTTGGTCGGCAGGCCTGTCGAAGGACCGCCGCGTTGCGAGTTGACTATAACGAGCGGAAGCTCGGTCATGATCGCGAGGCCCATCGCCTCGCCCTTCAGCGCGATGCCGGGGCCAGAGGACGACGTGACCCCAAGCTGCCCGGCATAGCTGGCGCCAATGGCAGCACAGATCGCGGCGATCTCGTCTTCGGCCTGGAAGGTGGTGACGCCGAATTCCTTGAGCCGGGCGAGATGGTGCAGGATCGCGCTCGCCGGAGTGATCGGATACCCGCCGAAGAACATCGGCAATTCGGCCAGTTGAGCTCCGGCTACGAGGCCCAGGCTGATCGCTTCGGCCCCGGTGATGGTGCGATACAGGCCCGGCGCGCTGGCCACGGGCTCGACATGCACCTGGCGCAGCGGACCCGATAGCTCGGCGGTTTCGCCATATGCGTGTCCCGCATCAAGAGCGGCGATGTTCGCCTCGGCCAGTTCGGGCTTGGTGCGGAACTTGGCCTTGAGCCACTCGTGGATAGGCTCGCGCGGGCGGTCGAACATCCATAGCGCCAGCCCCAGCGTCCACATGTTCTTGCAGCGCAGCGCGTCCTTGTTGCCTAGGCCGAACGGCTTGACCGCCTCCACCGTCTGCGCGCTGATGTCGAACGCGAGAACCTGCCACTTCGCAAGGCTGCCATCCTCGAGCGGGCTTGTCTCGTACTTCGCTTTCTCCAGGTTGCGCCTGGTGAACTCCCCTGTGTCGGCGATGATCAGTCCGCCGGGCTTCAACGCCGCGACATTCACCTTCAGGGCGGCGGGATTCATCGCGACCAGCACGTCCGGCGCGTCGCCCGCGGTTTCGATCGCGGTCGATCCGAAGTTGATCTGGAAGGCGCTGACCCCGAACAGCGTGCCTTGGGGGGCACGTATCTCGGCAGGAAAGTCCGGGAACGTCGCCAAGTCGTTGCCCGCCAGCGCGGTCGACAGGGTGAATTGCCCGCCGGTCAACTGCATTCCGTCGCCGGAATCGCCCGCGAACCGGACCACGACTGCTTCAGGATTTTCGGAAGAGACCGAGAGCTGTTCCCGCTCGGCGGCTTGGGTTGCCATGAGGTATCCTTATCGAGCGCCTCTGCCGGCGCGGGCACGGATGGCAGCTAGGCAGCACCCACCCGCGTCACAACCAAGTTTTTCTCCTCGCATTGGAAAATGTCGAGTGGAAAAGAACGTTGGGGGCGTTATTCATCTTCAAACGCAACCGATCTCGAAAACCAGGGAGTCCCGAGATGGCCGATACAGAACACTACGTGCGTGAAGACGTCCGCGGCTTTCTCGACATGCTCGAGCAGATGGGCGGCCCGCAACTGGATGAAGTGCCGCTCGACCAGGCCCGCGGCTCTTACGTCGCGATGGGCGCGTTGGCCGAGGCCGAAGCGCGCGATCTGGCAGTCGTGCGCGACTTGACCTGCCCTGGCCCGGCTGGCGAAATACCGCTGCGGCTATACGACAAACGGGAGAATCGCGAACCGGGGCCCGTGATCATGTTTTTCCACGGCGGTGGATTCGTGATCGGCGATCTCGACACCCACAATGCGTTTTGCACCGAGCTTGCCTACGCGCTCGATCTGCCGGTGGTGGCGGTCCATTACCGCCTGGCGCCCGAGGCGCCCTTCCCCGCCGCGCCGGACGATTGCGAGGCGGCTACCCGGTGGGTCGCCTCGAGCCCGTCGGCGCTTGGTCGGCAGGTGACCGGCCTCGTCACCACTGGCGACAGCGCGGGGGGCAATCTCACCATCGTCACCACGCAGGCGCTGACGGACAAGCCCGCCGACGTCCCGGTCATCGTCCAGGCGCCGATCTATCCGGTGGCCAGCGCCATCGAGGAAACCTCGAGCTACAAGAGCTTCGGCGAAGGCTTCCTGCTGACGGCGCGGACCATGGGCTTCTTCAGCGACAGCTATGCCGCGGACCCGCAGGACAAGCGCAACTACCCGATCCTGCACGAGGATCATGCCTCCACCCCCCCGACGGTCCTGATAACCGCAGGGCTCGATCCGCTGCGCGATTCGGGGCGTGAATACGCTTCCCACCTGATCCAGAACGGGGTGGATGTGATCTATATCGAGGCCAAGGGTAACGTTCATGGCTTCGTGACGATCCGCAAGGCTGTGCCGAGCTCCCAGTCCGACGTCGACGCGCTCGTCGCGGCAATCAAGCTGATGCTCGAACGTCACTCGTGAAGGCCGGCAAATGACTCCGACCGACTATCGGCCCTGCGTAGGCATCATGCTCGTGAATGAAGCCGGGCAAGCGTTCGTGGGGCGGCGGATCGACAACAAGGAAGGCGACTGGTGGCAGATGCCCCAGGGCGGAGTGGACGAAGGCGAAGACCTGACCGAAGCGGCGCTGCGCGAACTCGCCGAGGAAACCGGCATCACGGCTGACAAGATTTCCGTGATCGCTCGGCTAGAGGAAGCGATCCGCTACGACCTGCCGGAGGAGTTGATCGGCACCTTGTGGGGGGGGCGCTTCCGAGGTCAGGAGCAGACCTGGTTCCTCGCGCGGTTTTCTGGAACCGAGGAGGACGTGGACCTGGAAGCTCACGATCCTCCGGAATTTTGCGAGTTCCGCTGGATCGATCCGGAACACCTGCCCGAGATGATAATCCCGTTCAAGAAACGGGTCTATCGCGCTGTTCTGGAAGGATTTCGAGAGCTGGTTTGAAATTGGTCAGTTCTGCTGGCTGACCACCGCGTCGGGCATGACCGCCTCCGCGGTGAGCACCCGCGCCTGCGGACCTTTGGCGATGACCGACGCAAGCTGGCGGGTCTCTTCGCAAGTGTCTCCGCACATCGAGCGAAGCTTGGCGAGATTGCGCCGAGCCTTTTCCATGGCGCCCTTTTCGACAAGGGCCGCGCCCTCGCCCGAAAGCGCCGCCAGGTTTTCAGGCTCGCGCGCCAAGGCCAGGCGGTAATAACGAATAGCCTTTCCCTGCAATCCGTTAAGGCGCGCTGCTTGGGCCAGGTCGAGGAAAATCGACGTGGCAGCCGGGTCGATCGTCAGTGCCGCCTCAAAAGCGTCCACCGCCTTGTCAGGTTGACCGGCAGCAATTGCAGCGCGGCCTTCCGTCACCAACGCGGACGCTCGAGGGTCGGTTACGTGATCATCGCTCTGTCCGACGCTGGCTGTCACGGCGAACACGACGGCAAGAGCGGCGGCGGGGGCTGCGAAACGCATGACGAGCTCCTTCAAACGAGGTCGCGAGCTCGATAATCGTTCAACGACGGGCTCGACCATACCGGGCGTCGTTAACATGCCCGCGTCAGACGCGCGATGAAAAACCCGTCCGTTTCATCGCGGCCCGGCGACAATCGCCATCCCCGACCCCGCGCTTCGCCCAAGGGCAGGTCAATGTCGTCGGCGCCCCAGCCATCGTGCCGGGCAAGGAAGGACTCGATTTGACCAGCGCCCTCCTCGTCCAGCAGGGAACAGGTGACGTAGATCAGACGCCCGCCCGGCGCGACCAGGTTCGCTCCAACATCGAGTAGCCGCGCCTGTACTTGCGCGAACCGCGCAAGCCGGTCGGTAGTGAGCCGCCAGCGCGCTTCCGGATTGCGGCGCCAGGTGCCCGTGCCCGAACAAGGAGCATCGATCAGAACCGCGTCGCAGCGGTCTGCCAGATCGGCGAGCACCTCCAACTCTTGTCCAGGATTGAGCAGGCGGGTCTCGATCATCCCGGCGCCAGCTCGAATTGCGCGCGGGGCCATCCTCGCCAGTCGCGCACGATCGCTATCCGACGCCACCAGCTTGCCGCGGTTGTCCATAGCGGCGGCGATCGCCAGCGTCTTGCCGCCCGCGCCGGCGCACAGGTCGAGCACCGTCTCGCCAGGTTGCGCACCAATGGCCAGGCAGGCGAGCTGTGAGCCGGTATCCTGCACCTCTATCTGGCCGGCCTGGAAGGCATCCCAGGTCTCGACCGGTGCACCCGGCGCCACGCGCAGGCCTTGCGGGGCTGCCGTCCACTCCGCTTCGACGGGCAGCAAGATGCTTGCACGATCGGCCTTGAGCGTGTTGACCCTGAGGTCGAGTGGTGCCCGCTTGAGGAGCGAGGCCGCTTCCGCTTCGTCGATGCCCGAGGTCCTGAGCGCCGACACCAGCCACTCAGCCGCGATCCCGCCCTGGGCGACCGTCTCGCCCGGCTTAATCACTGCCGGTCCATGACCCGAGCCGTCGAACAGGTTAACCAACACCGGGTCGGTTTCGGCAAGACGGAGCATCGCCGCACGGCCGGTCGGCGGCACCGGCCCGCAGGCGCGTACTGCGCGGAAGACCAGTTCGCGCACGGCCCGCCGGTCTTTCGATCCGGCGTAGCGTCGGTTCTTGAAGTAATCGGAGATCAGGCGATCGGCCGGCGCGCCATCGGCCTTCGCAGCGGCGATGACCGCATCGAGCAACTCGATCGCGGCTTGGACTCGTGCGGCCGGAGTCATCGCCTCTTACCGGTGAGGGTAGTTCGGCGCCTCGCGCGTGATGGCGACGTCGTGCACATGGCTTTCCGCAAGGCCGGCACCCGTAATCCGCACGAAACGCGCTTTCTCTCGCAACTCCGGCAAAGTCGCGGAGCCGGTGTATCCCATCGCCGCCTTTATCCCGCCGACCAGCTGATGGACGACTTCCTTGGCCGGCCCCTTGTAAGGCACCTGACCTTCGATCCCCTCGGGCACCAGCTTCAGCGCAGAAACGTCTTGCTGGAAATACCGGTCTGCCGAACCCCGCGCCATGGCGCCGACGCTGCCCATGCCGCGATAGGCCTTGTAGCTGCGGCCCTGGAACAGGAACGATTCACCAGGGCTTTCCTCCGTCCCGGCGAGAAGCGACCCGATCATGACGCTTGAGGCCCCGGCCGCGAGCGCCTTGGCAGCGTCCCCGCTGGTACGCAGTCCGCCATCGGCAATGATCGGCACGCCCGACTTGAACGCCTCGGCCGCACATTCGAGCACCGCCGTGAGCTGGGGAACGCCTACGCCGGCGACCACGCGGGTCGTGCAGATGGAACCGGGTCCGATGCCGACCTTCACTGCATCCGCTCCGGCATCGATGAGCACACGGGTCGCCTCCGCCGTCGCGACGTTTCCGGCAACCACTTGCACCGAGTTGGAAAGAAGCTTGGCGCGCTCGACAGCGCGGGCGACATCCTTGTTATGCCCGTGCGCGGTGTCGATGATAACGACGTCGCATTCGGCCGCGATCAGCGCTTCGGTCCGGGCGAAGCCCTTGTCCCCGACAGTGGTCGCGGCGGCCACGCGCAGGCGGCCACTCTCATCCTTTGTGGAGTTGGGGTAAGTGACGGCCTTTTCGATATCCTTGACCGTGATCAGCCCCACGCAACGATAGTTCTCGTCGACCACCAGCAGCTTCTCGATGCGCCGCTGGTGGAGCAACCGGCGCGCCTCCTCCTGCCCGGTGCCGAGGGGAACTGTGGCGAGATTCTCGCTCGTCATCAATTCGCGCACCGGCTGGGCGGGATTTTCGGCAAAGCGCACGTCGCGGTTGGTCAGGATGCCGCACAGCTTGCCTGCTGAGTCCGTCACCGGGATGCCGCTGATGCGGTTCTCGGTCATCAGCGCCTGCGCTTCCCCCAGCGAGGCGTCGGGGCCGATGGTGATCGGGTTGACGACCATGCCACTTTCGAAGCGCTTGACCGCCCGTACGGCGGCGACCTGTTCCTCGATCTCGAGATTGCGGTGGAGGACGCCGATTCCGCCGAGCTGCGCCATGACAATGGCCATGTCCGCCTCGGTCACGGTGTCCATGGCGGCAGACAGTACCGGTATGTTCAGCGCAATCCCGCGCGTGAGCATGGTTCGCGTATCGGCCATGCTGGGGACGATGTCGCTTTCGCCCGGACGCAGGAGGACATCGTCGAAGGTAAGGGCCAGGGGGATGTCGTCGTGTGCCACTGCGTTACCGCTTTCCGCCGGAGTAATCGTGGCGGCCCATCTAACGAGACGGGCCCACGGCGGCTAGGGGGCGGCGCCGCTTTTTCCGCGCTTGCCCGGCCAGCGTTGCGGATCGGCGAAATATCGCACCAGTGCCTCGTTGAGCATAAGGTCTTCCGCCGCTCCGCCCAGCTCCACGCCAGCAGCCTCGTCGCTTGGTTGGTGGTAGTGCTCCGCAACGAAACGCTCGAACAGTTCCGGTCTTGCGAATGCGCTCGTTACCGAGACGGCCGGGACGTCGCGCTGGAGCAGCGCCCAGCTGTCCTGCCGCCGCACGTAATCCTGCGCCAGCCGCTCATCACCTTCCCTTCGGCCGGCTTCCGCTATTACCCGGGCTATTCCCGGCTCAAGGGGCGTGAGGCCCTTGCCGACGATCGAAACCGCGCTTCCGGCGGGCGCCACCGCCAGCGTATCGAGATTGAACGCCGCGACGATTGATTCGAGCGGTATCGAAGGGTTCTCAGTGAACGCCCTGGATCCGAGCAATCCCCACTCTTCGGCCGTTGTGGCGAGGAAATAAACGTCGCGCTCCAGCTTTGGCCCGGCCGCCAGCCGGCGCGCGAGTTCGGTCTGCACAGCGAGACCGCTCGCGTTATCGACCGCGCCGTTGCAGGTTAGGTCGTCGGCGGGCGGGGTCGCGCAACGGCCGAAATGATCCCAGTGCGCAAGCACTAGGACCGCGCCTGCGGAAGGTCGCCGGCCGGGAAGCCTCGCGATCAGGTTGTGGGTACGGACCGAACCCGGAGCCGAAGTCGCTTCCAGCGATGCGTTAAGATCCAGCGGCACGGGCCTGAAATCGGACTCCGACGCTGCACGCAGCAATTGGTCCAGCCGGTCCTGTCCCACGAGCGTCATGAGAGCGGCGCGAGTCAGGACGCCATCGATTGCGGCGCCGTCATCCCCTCCCGCGATGCGATAGGTCCCACGCCGCCGCGTGCCGGTGATCTTTGAGAGCTCGCCTTCGTCCGACACAATGGCCAGGACAGCCGAGGCGCCGGCCCGCAGAAGCGCATCGCGCTGCTCGACGTGCCCCGGATGGTCCCATAGCATGAGCGCGACCCTGCCGGCGACTTCGATACCTTCCAGCTGCTCGCCTTGCTCACCGACAAAAAGCACCGGCGCGCGCTGGACCAGGCCGCGCGTTCCAGTGGTGAAGACGGCTGCAGAACCCGCGGCCAGCGGAATTGGGCGCCCGTTGCGATAGAAGCGCACCGAGCTTTTTTCGGGCAAGCTCAGAGAAAGTTCGACAGGGGCAAACCACGGGTTCGCAGGATCGTTCGTCCCCGATTCAAGTCCGGCCGCCTGCCACTCGCGCGCGAGATATCGCAGGGTCTTCGTTTCACCGTCGGTGCCTGGCTGCCGCCCGCCAAAATCGTCGCTTGCCAGGACGGCGATGTGACGCGCCAGAGTGGCCTCAACCGCCGACTGTTCGCGCGACGACAGTGTCGCCTGCGGCGCCACCGTGGCACAGCCTGCCAG
It encodes the following:
- a CDS encoding cryptochrome/photolyase family protein, with amino-acid sequence MTSPQIVWLRRDLRLADQPAFHAAAQAGPVVAVYVLDDGIAGRNAIGGAARWWLHHSLESLSRDLDRLGSRLILRRGRAADQVAQVAREAGATTVHAIRHYEPWWRDAENALAESVELMLYDGNYLLPPDVLRTGAETPYKIFTPFSKALLAKMPPREPLPAPGSLQPPGNLPASDNLADWRLLPSHPDWSGGLAAFWQVGEAAAHAQLEDWADRVDDYAETRNLPSEDGSSRLSPHLHWGEISPAQVWHRLDRGGGAGWSTFARELIWRDYAQNIIVQFPRHGEQSCRDGFSGVWRSGAAAGDDLRAWQRGMTGYPIVDAGMRQLWQTGWMHNRVRMVAASFLVKHLLIDWREGARWFWDCLVDADYGNNSVNWQWISGTGVDSNMFVRIMAPLTQSEKFRAGDYIREFVPELADVRDPLIHDPPDEMRGSYPPKVIGHREARERALGAYRDQKD
- a CDS encoding phosphatase PAP2 family protein, encoding MSASDLVVPSEPPIEAESVRLPRRGFTIDRRKALMAAALCWTGFAVVAILVVSGRTGAFDSFGLLANRRQADLSFAGSQLMLEMVRDMTALGGVLLRNLFAVAAVVALLFLKLRREAVLFAMTIEGGWVANSMLKGLVGRERPQIVPHLMEAGGESFPSGHSFNSAVVFIAMALAFAAMSQRHSVRYTLIGSAMVLSAMIAWSRVMLGVHFPSDVAAGWLGGAGWAFLAAALLYKPARAAADSEAVQAIAPSPALRDQGAPKSG
- a CDS encoding 2-oxoacid:ferredoxin oxidoreductase subunit beta, producing the protein MNDMTPFATTVKDWETDQEVRWCPGCGDYAILKAVQRTLPQIGANPATTVFISGIGCSSRFPYYMESYGFHTIHGRAPAIATGVKLANPELDIWLVTGDGDGLSIGGNHLMHVLRRNVNLQIMLFNNEIYGLTKGQYSPTSREGTRSPSTPLGSYDHPARPAAFALGAGARFVGRGFDVSKNLPEVLKAAHAHQGAAFIEIFQNCIVYNKDVFDDFAAPKGAEDRQLWLQDGEPMLFAGGTQGIALDREKLRLMIVAVEDGDWQAAGVIVHDVTNRSIAHMLVEMPFGPFPMALGVLYDDPRPTFETAVAEERQKASAGKEPNLAKLLAKGQTWTVEGNGPEPFDSRPPGQGEPNAADPL
- a CDS encoding 2-oxoacid:acceptor oxidoreductase subunit alpha, whose translation is MATQAAEREQLSVSSENPEAVVVRFAGDSGDGMQLTGGQFTLSTALAGNDLATFPDFPAEIRAPQGTLFGVSAFQINFGSTAIETAGDAPDVLVAMNPAALKVNVAALKPGGLIIADTGEFTRRNLEKAKYETSPLEDGSLAKWQVLAFDISAQTVEAVKPFGLGNKDALRCKNMWTLGLALWMFDRPREPIHEWLKAKFRTKPELAEANIAALDAGHAYGETAELSGPLRQVHVEPVASAPGLYRTITGAEAISLGLVAGAQLAELPMFFGGYPITPASAILHHLARLKEFGVTTFQAEDEIAAICAAIGASYAGQLGVTSSSGPGIALKGEAMGLAIMTELPLVIVNSQRGGPSTGLPTKTEQSDLYQAVYGRNGDAPMPVIAARSPGDAFDCAIEACRMAVQYMTPVMLLTDGYIANAAEPWKVPDPASYEPFPVTFLEEKNAGEELLPFKRDGRGARPWIKPGTPGLMHRIGGIEKAVDTGHIDYSPSNHQAMTDARKGKIDGVAVPDQDVCLGNASGKLAVVGWGSTFGPIHQAVRRARKRGLDVSHIHVRHIWPLPANLGDLLRGFDNVLVPEMNTGQFKTVLRDQYLVDATPLTKTSGQPFAIAELDAAIAKYFDGIAGNEGGEVPADATQLPNPEAGHDDGTLPRELRRHHDRDN
- a CDS encoding alpha/beta hydrolase: MADTEHYVREDVRGFLDMLEQMGGPQLDEVPLDQARGSYVAMGALAEAEARDLAVVRDLTCPGPAGEIPLRLYDKRENREPGPVIMFFHGGGFVIGDLDTHNAFCTELAYALDLPVVAVHYRLAPEAPFPAAPDDCEAATRWVASSPSALGRQVTGLVTTGDSAGGNLTIVTTQALTDKPADVPVIVQAPIYPVASAIEETSSYKSFGEGFLLTARTMGFFSDSYAADPQDKRNYPILHEDHASTPPTVLITAGLDPLRDSGREYASHLIQNGVDVIYIEAKGNVHGFVTIRKAVPSSQSDVDALVAAIKLMLERHS
- a CDS encoding RNA pyrophosphohydrolase; its protein translation is MTPTDYRPCVGIMLVNEAGQAFVGRRIDNKEGDWWQMPQGGVDEGEDLTEAALRELAEETGITADKISVIARLEEAIRYDLPEELIGTLWGGRFRGQEQTWFLARFSGTEEDVDLEAHDPPEFCEFRWIDPEHLPEMIIPFKKRVYRAVLEGFRELV
- a CDS encoding tetratricopeptide repeat protein, whose product is MRFAAPAAALAVVFAVTASVGQSDDHVTDPRASALVTEGRAAIAAGQPDKAVDAFEAALTIDPAATSIFLDLAQAARLNGLQGKAIRYYRLALAREPENLAALSGEGAALVEKGAMEKARRNLAKLRSMCGDTCEETRQLASVIAKGPQARVLTAEAVMPDAVVSQQN
- a CDS encoding RsmB/NOP family class I SAM-dependent RNA methyltransferase; this translates as MTPAARVQAAIELLDAVIAAAKADGAPADRLISDYFKNRRYAGSKDRRAVRELVFRAVRACGPVPPTGRAAMLRLAETDPVLVNLFDGSGHGPAVIKPGETVAQGGIAAEWLVSALRTSGIDEAEAASLLKRAPLDLRVNTLKADRASILLPVEAEWTAAPQGLRVAPGAPVETWDAFQAGQIEVQDTGSQLACLAIGAQPGETVLDLCAGAGGKTLAIAAAMDNRGKLVASDSDRARLARMAPRAIRAGAGMIETRLLNPGQELEVLADLADRCDAVLIDAPCSGTGTWRRNPEARWRLTTDRLARFAQVQARLLDVGANLVAPGGRLIYVTCSLLDEEGAGQIESFLARHDGWGADDIDLPLGEARGRGWRLSPGRDETDGFFIARLTRAC
- the guaB gene encoding IMP dehydrogenase, coding for MAHDDIPLALTFDDVLLRPGESDIVPSMADTRTMLTRGIALNIPVLSAAMDTVTEADMAIVMAQLGGIGVLHRNLEIEEQVAAVRAVKRFESGMVVNPITIGPDASLGEAQALMTENRISGIPVTDSAGKLCGILTNRDVRFAENPAQPVRELMTSENLATVPLGTGQEEARRLLHQRRIEKLLVVDENYRCVGLITVKDIEKAVTYPNSTKDESGRLRVAAATTVGDKGFARTEALIAAECDVVIIDTAHGHNKDVARAVERAKLLSNSVQVVAGNVATAEATRVLIDAGADAVKVGIGPGSICTTRVVAGVGVPQLTAVLECAAEAFKSGVPIIADGGLRTSGDAAKALAAGASSVMIGSLLAGTEESPGESFLFQGRSYKAYRGMGSVGAMARGSADRYFQQDVSALKLVPEGIEGQVPYKGPAKEVVHQLVGGIKAAMGYTGSATLPELREKARFVRITGAGLAESHVHDVAITREAPNYPHR
- a CDS encoding M28 family metallopeptidase encodes the protein MAPQATLSSREQSAVEATLARHIAVLASDDFGGRQPGTDGETKTLRYLAREWQAAGLESGTNDPANPWFAPVELSLSLPEKSSVRFYRNGRPIPLAAGSAAVFTTGTRGLVQRAPVLFVGEQGEQLEGIEVAGRVALMLWDHPGHVEQRDALLRAGASAVLAIVSDEGELSKITGTRRRGTYRIAGGDDGAAIDGVLTRAALMTLVGQDRLDQLLRAASESDFRPVPLDLNASLEATSAPGSVRTHNLIARLPGRRPSAGAVLVLAHWDHFGRCATPPADDLTCNGAVDNASGLAVQTELARRLAAGPKLERDVYFLATTAEEWGLLGSRAFTENPSIPLESIVAAFNLDTLAVAPAGSAVSIVGKGLTPLEPGIARVIAEAGRREGDERLAQDYVRRQDSWALLQRDVPAVSVTSAFARPELFERFVAEHYHQPSDEAAGVELGGAAEDLMLNEALVRYFADPQRWPGKRGKSGAAP